The Myxococcales bacterium genome includes the window TGATCGAGCGCAAGGATGACTATCTGGTCGTCGCCAATATCGACCACTTCGTCGACACGCTCGATCCCGACGAACTACGCGCAAGCTGTGGCCTGGTGGCGTCGGCCGCCGATGACATCGAGAAGCAATTCAGCTCCGGCGACGATATGTAAGCGTCGCGACGCGCCGTAGCTTTACGCGAGCAAGGCGCGAAGCTTGTGCAACTCGGGCTTGGGCGTGGTGCCGTTGGGATACTTAAGCTTAAGGCCGCGCAGCGTCTGCACCACGATCTCCGCGACGGTCTTGCGCATGTAACTCTTGGAATCGGCCGGAATGGCGTACCACGGCGCATACGCCGTCGAGGTCGCGCGCAGGGCGTCTTCATAAGCGTGCATGTAATCGCCCCACTTCTTGCGCATTTCGACATCGACCGGCGAGAACTTCCAATTGGCCTTCTTATCGTCGATGCGTTCGACGAGGCGCTTAGCCTGCTCTGCCTTGGAAACATTTAGGAAAAACTTAAGGATCACCGTGCCATTGCGCGCCCAATGGCGCTCGAAGTCACAGATCGACTGATAGCGCTCCTTCCACAGCGCGTTTCCCGCCGCCGCCGCGCGCGGCAGACGTTGCGCGGCGAGGTACTGCGGCATCACCTTGACGGCTAGCACTTCTTCATAGTGACTGCGATTAAAGACGCCGATGTGCCCCTTGGGCGGCATTGCCTGCGCGATGCGCCACATGTAGTCGTGATCGAGTTCGGTCGTCGATGGCGCCTTGAACGAGGTAACCTCGCAGCCCGCGGGATTGACGCCCGAGAGCACCGCGCGGATGGTGCCGTCCTTGCCGGCGGCATCCATGGCTTGAAACACCAGCAGCAAGCCGTAGCGATTGTCCGCCGCCAGCACGGTTTGCAGCTCCGACAGCTCGGCGACGAGCGCCGCAAGGTCGGTGCGGTTTTGCGCCTTGTCGCTGTTGCCATCCGGAGCGGTCGGTTGGCGGCGCAGCCGAAACGACTTGGGATGGACGCGATACTCGCTGCGTCCGAACTCATATAAATCGCTCATGCCGCGACGCTACCACACCCGCGCTTTACCGCGCCGCGTGCGCGCGCTAGGCTGCCGCCAATGCCGTTTCACGACAAACCGCGCGTCGCCGGCGGGCTGGCCTCGGTCGCCCACGCGATGGACCACATCGCACGCCGTGCGGGGTTGCGTCGCGGCACCAAGGCCTTGCTCGTGCTCAACCAAATCGGCGGGACGGATTGCCCCGGCTGCGCCTGGCCCGAGCCCGCCGACCGCTCGAGCTTTGAATTTTGTGAAAACGGTGCCAAGGCAGTGGCCGAAGAAGCGATGGCGGCGCGCGCCGATGCGGCGTTTTTTGCCGCCCAGCCGATCAGCGATCTGCGCGGCTGGAGCGACTTTGAACTCGGCGCGGCCGGCCGGCTCGCGCAGCCGCTGGTCAAGCGCGCCGGCGCGGGCCACTACACGCCCATCGCGTGGGACGACGCAATTGGCCTGTGGGCCAGCGAAATGCGCGCCGCGGGGCCCGCTCGCACCGCGCTGTATACGTCGGGCCGCGCCAGCAACGAGGCGGCGTTTGTCTACCAGCTGCTCGGGCGCATGCTGGGCAGCAACAACTTTCCCGATTGCTCGAACATGTGCCACGAATCGAGCGGGGTCGCGCTCAAGGCCACCGTCGGCGTTGGCAAGGGCACGGTACAGCTCGACGACTTTGCGCGCGCTGACCTAATCTTGGTGATCGGACAAAATCCCGGCACCAACCATCCGCGCATGCTCTCGACATTGCGCGAGGCCCGCGCCGCCGGGGCGACGATCATCAGCGTTAATCCGCTTCGCGAGGTTGGCCTGGCCCGCTTCGCCCATCCGCAAGCGCCGATGGATATCTTGCGCGGCGGCGGCGAACTGGCCACCGAGCACATTGCCGTCGCCATCGGCGGTGATTTGGCACTCATGCAAGGCGTTGGCAAGGCGCTGCTCGCGCGCGCGGCCGCGGCGCCGGACGCGAGCAGCGTGCTCGATCACGCGTTTATCGTCACGCACACCAGCGACTTCGACGACTACGCGGCGCACGTCGCGACGCTAGCGTGGGATGACCTCGAAGCCCGCAGCGGCGTGCCGCGTGCCGCCATCGAACAGCTTGCCGATCGCTACGCCCGTGCCGAGCGCACCATCGTTTGTTGGGCCATGGGGCTCACCCAACAGCCGCACGCCGTCGCCACCATCCAAGAAATCGTCAACGTCATGTTGCTGCGCGGCAATGTCGGACGTCCCGGCGCCGGTCTATGTCCGGTACGCGGACATTCAAATGTGCAGGGCGATCGCACCATGGGCATCGATCACCACCTGCCGCCGTTTGCCGCGGCGATGGAGGCCGCGTTTGGTTTTGTCGCGCCCACCGCGCCGGGGCTCGACGTCGTCGGCACCATCGCCGCCGGCGAGCGCGGCGAGCTCGACGTCATCGCGTTTCTCGGCGGCAACCTGGTTTCGGCCGCGCCCGACACCGACCGCACCGCCGCCGCGATGGCCCGCAGCAAGCTAACCGTGCACATCGCGACCAAGCTCAATCGCACCCAGCTCTATCCCGGCGAGGTCTCGCTCATCTTGCCGTGCCTGGGCCGCACAGATCGCGACGTCAGCAGCGCCGGTGAGCAATTCGTCACCGTTGAAGATTCGATGGGGCTCGTGCATGCCTCGCGCGGTCGGCTGCCGCCCCCAAGCCCCGCGCTGCGCAGCGAGGTTGCCATGCTGTGTGCGCTTGGCGAGGCGTTGTTTGACGATGAGCGCGTGCCATGGGCGGCATGGGCACAAGACTATGGGGCGATTCGCCAGGCCATCGCGCAGATCGTACCGGGCTTCGCCGGCTTTGCCGAAACCGTCGCCCGCGGCGAAACCTTGCAGCTCGCCAATGCGGCCGCGGATCGCGACTTCCACACCCAAACCGGCAAAGCGCGCTTCACCTGCAATCAAGGTCCCAGCCTGGACGTGGCGCCCGGCCACCTTCGACTTATGACCATCCGCTCGCACGATCAATTTAACACGACCATCTACGGCAACGACGACCGTTATCGCGGCATCACCGACGAACGCCGCGTGATATTTATGAATACCTACGACATGGCCGCACGGGGTTTGCACGAAGGCCAGTGGGTCGACCTCACCTCTCACTTTGCGGGTCAGCAGCGCACGGCGCCTCGTTTTTTGATCGTGCCGTATGATTTGCCGCGCGGGGCCGCCGCCAGCTATTTTCCCGAGGCCAACGCGTTGGTGCCGCTTGAAAGCGTCGCGCTTGGCTCGGGCACGCCGACCTCAAAGTGGATCGAGATTTCGCTGTGGCCGAGCGAGCCGAGGGCATGACCGCAACCCCTCTCGTGCCCACGCCGGCGTCCGTGCCGGCATGGAGCCACCGCACGGCGCACCTCATGCTGCATCTAACGGTGCTGGTATGGGGCTTTACCGCCGTGGTCGGGAAGCTTATCGACATCCCCGCGACCTCGCTCGTATGGTATCGCCAGATCTTAGTCGTCGGCCTCTTGGGCGCGTGGTTCGCCCTTCGTCAGCAGGCCATTTCAATCCCACGGCCGATGGCGGTCAAGCTCCTCGGCATTGGCCTGCTCTTATCCGCACATTGGGTGACGTTTTACGCTTGCGTCAAGATGACGACGGCGTCGCTGGCGGCGCTTTGCATCGCCACGGTGCCGTTGCTCACGTCGCTGTTAGAACCGTTGGTCTTTGGCCGTGCCGTGCGGGGGCGTGAAATTGTTATTGGCGCCATCGCGCTGGTCGCCGTGGCGGCCCTGGTCGGCAATACGCCTGCGGTTTTCGGCCGCGGTCAATGGCTTGGCTTTGGCGTTGGCATGGCCTCGGCGGCGCTCGCCGGTATCTTCGGCACGCTCAATGGCCACATAGTCAGAAATTCAGATATTTCGCCTTTGGCGATGACGTGGTGGGAGCTGACCTTTGGCGCCGCATGGCTGTCGCTTGCCCTGCTCGTTTTTCCATCCGGCTTCGTGAACCCTGAGGCGATTACCACCCGCGATTGGGCGTGGCTGCTCGTGCTCGCGATCGGCTGCACGATCTTGCCGTGGATGTGGAGCCTGCGCGTGCTCAAGACCCTGGCCCCGTATGCCGTTGCCCTCGCTACGGCCCTGGAGCCGGTTTACGCGATGGTGTTCGCGTATCTCGCCTTCCCCGCCAGTGAGCGCCTGGGCACAGGTTTCTATCTCGGTACGCTGGGCCTGATAGCGCTCATTATTGTGCACTCGCGCTTTGAGCGGCGGTCACTGCAGTAGCCACCTGCTGTGACTTTCATCGCACCGCATGAACAATCGCACTTGGATCCGACGGACATCTCCAGTAGTGTGCCGACCAATGCGATTAAACAAATTTGCTCCTAGCATCGTTCTCCCCTTTTTCTTGCTCGCGGCGGCAGGCTGCCCAGGTTCAGATCCGGA containing:
- a CDS encoding polyphosphate kinase 2 family protein — encoded protein: MSDLYEFGRSEYRVHPKSFRLRRQPTAPDGNSDKAQNRTDLAALVAELSELQTVLAADNRYGLLLVFQAMDAAGKDGTIRAVLSGVNPAGCEVTSFKAPSTTELDHDYMWRIAQAMPPKGHIGVFNRSHYEEVLAVKVMPQYLAAQRLPRAAAAGNALWKERYQSICDFERHWARNGTVILKFFLNVSKAEQAKRLVERIDDKKANWKFSPVDVEMRKKWGDYMHAYEDALRATSTAYAPWYAIPADSKSYMRKTVAEIVVQTLRGLKLKYPNGTTPKPELHKLRALLA
- a CDS encoding DMT family transporter; protein product: MTATPLVPTPASVPAWSHRTAHLMLHLTVLVWGFTAVVGKLIDIPATSLVWYRQILVVGLLGAWFALRQQAISIPRPMAVKLLGIGLLLSAHWVTFYACVKMTTASLAALCIATVPLLTSLLEPLVFGRAVRGREIVIGAIALVAVAALVGNTPAVFGRGQWLGFGVGMASAALAGIFGTLNGHIVRNSDISPLAMTWWELTFGAAWLSLALLVFPSGFVNPEAITTRDWAWLLVLAIGCTILPWMWSLRVLKTLAPYAVALATALEPVYAMVFAYLAFPASERLGTGFYLGTLGLIALIIVHSRFERRSLQ
- a CDS encoding FdhF/YdeP family oxidoreductase — translated: MPFHDKPRVAGGLASVAHAMDHIARRAGLRRGTKALLVLNQIGGTDCPGCAWPEPADRSSFEFCENGAKAVAEEAMAARADAAFFAAQPISDLRGWSDFELGAAGRLAQPLVKRAGAGHYTPIAWDDAIGLWASEMRAAGPARTALYTSGRASNEAAFVYQLLGRMLGSNNFPDCSNMCHESSGVALKATVGVGKGTVQLDDFARADLILVIGQNPGTNHPRMLSTLREARAAGATIISVNPLREVGLARFAHPQAPMDILRGGGELATEHIAVAIGGDLALMQGVGKALLARAAAAPDASSVLDHAFIVTHTSDFDDYAAHVATLAWDDLEARSGVPRAAIEQLADRYARAERTIVCWAMGLTQQPHAVATIQEIVNVMLLRGNVGRPGAGLCPVRGHSNVQGDRTMGIDHHLPPFAAAMEAAFGFVAPTAPGLDVVGTIAAGERGELDVIAFLGGNLVSAAPDTDRTAAAMARSKLTVHIATKLNRTQLYPGEVSLILPCLGRTDRDVSSAGEQFVTVEDSMGLVHASRGRLPPPSPALRSEVAMLCALGEALFDDERVPWAAWAQDYGAIRQAIAQIVPGFAGFAETVARGETLQLANAAADRDFHTQTGKARFTCNQGPSLDVAPGHLRLMTIRSHDQFNTTIYGNDDRYRGITDERRVIFMNTYDMAARGLHEGQWVDLTSHFAGQQRTAPRFLIVPYDLPRGAAASYFPEANALVPLESVALGSGTPTSKWIEISLWPSEPRA